The following proteins are co-located in the Spirosoma montaniterrae genome:
- a CDS encoding NTP transferase domain-containing protein — MENAISNATEPTLNGLVLTGGRSTRMGRDKSQLVYHAKPQRDHLTDLLRPYCKRVFWSVNAQQAAELNGTTQPYIVDAFDWPGPLNGILSAFRYDSAGAWLVVACDLPLLTTRSLDALVQNRDPTKLATVFYDTDGRQPDPLLGIYEPAFAPVALEAVAQNCFSPRQLLMQHPTRLLIAPDLRELTNVNDPINRQLV; from the coding sequence GTGGAAAACGCGATTTCAAACGCGACTGAGCCAACGCTCAACGGATTGGTGCTGACGGGTGGCCGCAGTACGCGTATGGGCCGCGACAAGTCGCAGTTGGTGTATCACGCCAAGCCCCAGCGCGACCATCTTACCGATTTATTGCGGCCCTATTGCAAACGCGTCTTCTGGTCGGTCAATGCGCAGCAGGCGGCTGAACTAAACGGTACGACGCAACCGTACATCGTAGATGCATTCGACTGGCCGGGACCGCTCAACGGTATACTGTCGGCGTTTCGGTACGACTCTGCCGGGGCGTGGCTCGTGGTGGCCTGTGATTTGCCGTTGCTCACGACCCGCTCGCTCGACGCGCTCGTGCAGAACCGCGACCCAACGAAGCTGGCGACGGTTTTCTACGACACCGACGGTCGGCAGCCCGACCCGTTGCTGGGTATTTACGAACCTGCGTTTGCGCCGGTAGCGTTGGAGGCTGTCGCTCAAAACTGTTTTTCGCCCCGGCAGTTACTTATGCAGCACCCCACCCGGTTGCTCATCGCTCCCGACCTTCGCGAGCTAACTAATGTGAATGACCCCATAAACAGGCAATTAGTATGA
- a CDS encoding thiamine diphosphokinase: MSSHHIVRDEQEPALLIANGESCHPELLGQLLEWSPVVVVLDHAIYRVLDLDIKIDVWLGDFDQIQETDFEQVRARQYPLDIVHTPDQDKTDLEKGIDYLIERGFPAVNIIWATGRRADHAITNMTNIVRYKDRIRIVVFDDHSKIFPLVGRFEKWYAAKTPISLIPVGTVTGIRTEGLTYNLHNETLTLGYRTGNSNEAAEDGFVCITAESGDLLIMECWD, encoded by the coding sequence TTGTCTTCCCATCACATTGTCCGCGATGAGCAGGAACCGGCCCTGCTGATTGCCAACGGCGAAAGCTGCCACCCCGAGTTGCTCGGCCAACTGCTCGAATGGAGTCCGGTCGTGGTAGTGCTCGACCATGCCATTTACCGCGTACTTGATCTGGACATCAAAATAGACGTCTGGCTCGGTGATTTCGACCAGATTCAGGAAACTGATTTTGAGCAGGTTCGGGCGCGGCAGTATCCGCTTGATATTGTGCATACGCCCGATCAGGACAAAACCGATCTGGAAAAAGGTATCGACTATCTCATTGAACGCGGTTTTCCGGCAGTGAACATCATTTGGGCCACCGGTCGCCGGGCCGACCATGCCATCACGAACATGACCAATATCGTGCGCTACAAAGACCGCATTCGGATTGTCGTGTTCGACGACCACTCCAAAATTTTTCCGTTGGTGGGGCGGTTCGAAAAGTGGTACGCGGCCAAAACGCCTATTTCGCTCATTCCGGTTGGCACCGTAACGGGCATCCGCACCGAAGGGCTGACGTATAATCTGCACAACGAAACGCTGACGCTCGGCTACCGCACCGGCAACAGCAACGAAGCGGCAGAAGACGGTTTTGTATGCATCACCGCCGAATCGGGCGATTTGCTCATTATGGAATGCTGGGATTAG
- the moaC gene encoding cyclic pyranopterin monophosphate synthase MoaC, whose translation MFSHLNADGNPAMVDVGGKAVTRRTARARSVVSLNAEIMQHLNGADILTKKGPVFQTAIIAGTMAAKRTDDLIPLCHSLGLDNCQITITTEGNDALIDCLVSTEGKTGVEMEALVGASVAALTIYDMCKAFSHDIVIHEIKLIEKTGGKRDFKRD comes from the coding sequence ATGTTCTCTCATCTCAACGCCGATGGCAACCCGGCAATGGTCGACGTGGGCGGCAAGGCCGTAACGCGCCGAACGGCCCGCGCCCGGAGCGTGGTTTCGCTCAACGCCGAGATCATGCAGCACCTGAACGGGGCTGATATTCTGACCAAAAAAGGACCGGTATTTCAAACGGCTATCATTGCCGGAACAATGGCCGCCAAACGTACCGACGATCTGATTCCGCTCTGCCACTCGCTGGGTCTGGATAACTGCCAAATCACCATTACGACCGAGGGCAACGACGCCCTTATCGATTGTCTGGTTTCGACAGAAGGCAAGACGGGTGTGGAAATGGAAGCCTTAGTGGGCGCGTCGGTGGCGGCTCTGACCATCTACGACATGTGCAAAGCATTTTCGCACGACATCGTGATTCATGAAATCAAACTGATAGAAAAAACGGGTGGAAAACGCGATTTCAAACGCGACTGA
- a CDS encoding DUF6992 family protein — MTPLRSLLLTAGSLLFGTATAQRADPPADLRQFSEQRIRHQKTLGLTLGGYALANIAVGSIAAGQTSGETRYFHQMNVYWNLFNLGIAGVGLLGSRKRTEEGETLAQAIRQHENMKQVLLINTGLDVAYVMGGLYLRERAQTRPDRADQLRGYGTSVMLQGGFLFAFDLVNYLIFKNRGDRQQERLLQATPSGVGLVLPIR, encoded by the coding sequence ATGACTCCACTCCGCTCTTTGCTGCTAACGGCGGGTTCGCTGCTGTTTGGTACGGCTACGGCCCAACGCGCCGACCCGCCCGCCGACCTTCGTCAGTTTAGCGAGCAGCGCATTCGTCACCAGAAAACGCTCGGTCTGACATTAGGCGGTTATGCACTGGCAAACATCGCTGTAGGTAGTATTGCCGCCGGGCAAACGTCGGGCGAGACCCGGTATTTCCATCAGATGAATGTGTACTGGAACCTGTTCAATCTGGGAATTGCGGGCGTAGGTTTGCTCGGTTCGCGCAAACGCACGGAGGAGGGTGAAACGCTGGCGCAGGCCATCCGGCAACACGAAAACATGAAACAGGTGTTGCTGATAAATACGGGTTTAGATGTGGCCTATGTGATGGGTGGGCTATATTTGCGCGAACGGGCACAAACCCGCCCCGACCGGGCCGACCAATTGCGTGGCTACGGCACTTCAGTCATGCTACAGGGCGGATTTCTATTTGCCTTCGATTTGGTGAACTATCTGATTTTCAAGAATCGGGGCGACCGGCAGCAGGAACGGTTGTTACAGGCCACGCCGTCGGGCGTTGGGCTGGTACTACCGATTCGCTAA
- a CDS encoding nucleoside deaminase, whose protein sequence is MEQDEYFLRQAIELAREGMNSGQGGPFGCVIVRNGEVVGQGCNRVTSTNDPTAHAEVVAIRDACQNLRAFQLTDCTLYTSCEPCPMCLGAIYWARPARIVYGALHSDAARAGFDDQFIYEQIDKPREQRSIPMQQHLRPEADAVFQEWIAMEDKLNY, encoded by the coding sequence ATGGAACAAGACGAATATTTTCTTCGACAAGCAATTGAGTTGGCCCGCGAGGGCATGAATAGCGGGCAGGGCGGGCCATTCGGCTGCGTTATTGTGCGCAATGGCGAAGTGGTGGGACAGGGGTGCAACCGCGTTACCAGCACCAACGACCCCACAGCCCACGCCGAAGTGGTGGCCATTCGCGACGCCTGCCAAAACCTCCGGGCGTTTCAGCTTACCGACTGCACCCTCTACACGTCCTGCGAACCCTGCCCCATGTGTTTGGGTGCCATCTATTGGGCGCGTCCGGCCCGCATTGTATACGGTGCGCTGCATTCCGATGCTGCCCGCGCTGGTTTCGACGATCAGTTTATTTACGAACAAATCGACAAACCCCGCGAGCAGCGCAGCATTCCGATGCAACAGCATCTCCGCCCCGAAGCCGACGCCGTGTTTCAGGAGTGGATAGCGATGGAAGATAAGCTTAATTATTAG